GAAAAGCCTAGTACAAAGTCCACagctgggaagaagaagaagaaaaaggaaatgCTTGCTAAGGCTGATGCTGCTGGGTCTTCAGATCTTTATAATGCATACAAAGGACCAGAAGAGAAGTCTGAAGTTGTTGGTACCGTGGAGGGTGCTGATAATTCTTCAACAGTTGATACAACTCATGTACTGTCTGACGAATTAGAAAAGGATCCTAGTACATCTGCAGATGATTGTAAGAAAAAAGTTGAGCTTGATGATTGGGAAGATGCTGCAGACATGTCTACTCCAAAGCAGCCATCAGATTCTGGGAACCAGGCTAGCATcacccaagtgttggattcagacGTAACTGAAGCAAACAGCAGGAAGAAATACTCACGGGATTTTCTGTTAACTTTGCAACATCACTATACCGGTCTTCCTTTTGGATTTCAGATGAATGAAGCTGTCAATGCTATAATGAATAATTTGGCAGGAAAGTCTTATGTTGCTGACCGGGAACCTCACCCTAGTCCTGGAAGGGGTTTGGACCGCCCAACTTCTCGTGACCGCCGTGGTGCTGCCATGGCTGACGACAGGTGGACTAGGGCGGGTGTTCCTCTCAGTCCTGGTCGTGATGTTCACATGGACCTGCCAAATGGACCATCAGTTATCAACTACCGTGGCGGCCCAGGAGGTAATCATGGTGTTTTAAGGAATCCACGCAGTCAATCATCAAATCAGTATGGCGGTGGGCTTCTTGCAGGACCCATGCAGTCCGTTGGACCGCAGGTACCTCGCAGCGGCTCTGATGCTGATAGATGGCAGCAAAAGGGTCTCATGCCTTCTCCTGGCACACCTGTACAAGCAATGCACAAAGCAGAGAGGAAGTATGTTATTGGGAAAGTTTCTGATGAGGAAGAGGCGAAACAGAGGCAGTTGAAAGCTATTCTTAACAAGCTGACTCCACAGAACTTCGAAAAACTTTTTGAACAAGTTAAGGAAGTCAACATTGACAGTGTAGCAACACTTACTGGGGTCATTTCACAGATATTTGACAAAGCTTTGATGGAACCAACTTTCTGTGAAATGTATGCTAATTTTTGCTTCCATCTGGCTGGTGCCTTGCCTGACTTCAGTGAAGACAATGAAAAAATCACATTCAAAAGATTACTTTTGAATAAATGCCAAGAGGAGTTTGAGAGGGGTGAAAGAGAAGAAGCTGAAGCTGATAAAACAGAAGAGGAAGGCGAGATTAAACAGACCAAAGAAGAAAGGGAGGAAAAGAGGATCCGTGCTCGAAGGCGCATGCTGGGAAACATTAGGTTAATTGGAGAGTTGTACAAAAAGAGGATGTTGACGGAAAGGATTATGCATGAATGCATTAAAAAATTGTTTGGAAATCATGAtgatcctgatgaggagaacatTGAAGCATTATGCAAATTGATGAGTACAATTGGTGATATGATTGATCATGTAAAGGCAAAGGAGCACATGGATGCCTATTTTAGTATGATGCAGATAATGTCAACAAATCAGAAGTTGTCTTCTCGTGTAAGGTTTATGTTGAGAGATTCAATCGACCTCAGGAGAAATAAATGGCAGCAAAGGCGTAAAGTCGAAGGTCCCAAGAAGATTGAGGAGGTTCACAGAGATGCAGCACAAGAAAGACATGCCCAGTCGAGTAGGTTGGGACGTGGTCCAGCTGTTAGTTCTGTTCCAAGAAGAGCACATCCTATGGATTATGGCCCTCGTGGACCATCTGCATCAGCATCCTCAAGTTCCCAACAAGGGAGCATTCGAGGAATGCCTCCACATTCGCGTGGTTCACAAGACATCCGACATGACGAAAGGCACCAGTTTGACAATAGAACTGTTCTTCCGCAGCGGGTAGTCAAAGATGAAGCCATCACTCTTGGGCCACAAGGTGGCCTTGCTAGGGGTATGTCTATAAGAGGGCAGCCACCAGTATCAAATACTGAAATTCCTTCTGTTATTGACCACCGGAGGATAGTATCTAGTTCTAATGGCTATAACTCTGCGGCTGATTGGACATCATCATCTGGAAGAGAAGATTCTAATTCAAGACTTCCAGATCGAACCTCTGGCCGAATTCCTGCTTCTAGTCAATCTGCTGTAACTTCGCAGAGGCCTGCCAGCCAGGAAGGCCGTTCAAGAAGTAAATCATATTCTGAGGATGAGTTGAGAGAAAAATCTGTTTTGACCATTCGAGAATATTACAGGTAATACTTCTAAATATTTTACAGTTTATAAGCATTTTACATTTTGATAGGTAGGCCAACATTTTACTGCGCAGGTTAAAACATGTCTTTGTTTGAAGCATTTTTTTCTTACACAAATACTAGAGTTAATTTACTCATGTTCCTAAGATTAGATGGCATATTGTATTTGCGTATGGAGGGTACACATTTAGAAACAGCTGAGGAAGTGTTACACTGTTACTGCTCTCAGAGAGTTTCACTCCCAAGATATCTGCAAACGTGTACTATGTTTATGAAATTTGTTTTTATTTGACGTCTGCTAGTACAAAGTTGAACTACATGACGATAAATAAAAAAACGGAGGTAGTATATTCTATTGTTCTATTTTTTTCTTCTAATTCTCCTGCTGCACCCTGCACTGTCCAATTTTGTTTCTAACATTATATGTTTCTGTTTGGGCAGTGCAAAAGATGAAAAGGAGGTTGTTTTGTGTATTGAGGAGCTGAATGCTCCAAATTTCTATCCATTTCTTGTGTCACTTTGGGTAAATGATTCCTTTGAGAGAAAAGACATGGAAAGAGAGTTGTTGGCTAAACTTCTCGTCAGCCTTTGCAGTGGTCGACATAATTTGTTGAGCAAGCAACAACTCAGTGATGGGTATGTGCTTTCTCATATTTTCTAGTATATCACCATTCTGTCCACATTGCATTATTACTGACTAAATTATTACTTTTTTAGCCTTTCAAATGTTCTTGCCTCATTAGAAGATAATCTAAGTGATGCTCCAAGAGCCACCGAGTACCTTGGACGACTTCTTGCAAGGTTTGTGGAGGAAAGCATATTGCTCTTGCAAGAGGTAGGTAAATTGATTCAAGAAAGTGGAGAAGAACCAGGGTACCTAATACAAGGCGGTATTGCGGCTGACATCCTAGGTGCAGTCCTGGATTCCATAAAATCAGACAAAGGGAATTCATTCTTGGATGAGATCAAGACAACTTCAAGTTTAAAGTTGGTTGATTTCAGACCACAACATCTTAAGCGATCAAAGTTGGACGCCTTCATGTAGGCACATAAGTTATTGTTACCTGGTAAGTCTGTTCTAGTCCAGGTGTAAATATTGTTCTTGGGTAGTTATTTGTTCTGAAGACATACACTTGATTTAAATACTCTGAACTATTCTGATGACAGATTACCAATGGGTGCGGTCACCAAGCAGTTTAGTTTCTTCGCACCTAAATACCCAACGGCCTTTTTGATGTACTGTAAAACCTCTCTGCTCCTACTTGCTGTCCCTGACCGTACACTATTTATAAGATGGAAGGCGATCGGCCACCTATGTAGCACGGACGGATACACCAATTAGGTGCGGACGTGCGGTATCCTGTATCGGATACCTAACAGATAGGGATACCCCATGATACGTGCGAATACATCGAGTATCTGAGTAAAAATAAATATTTACAAATTCGATATTTAGAGTAAATACGTATAGTCTTGCGCAATACTCCCCAGCCCATCAAATGATAGTCTTTTCGTCCTTTTTGCCAACAATATTTTCGTGCTCGATGGTGAAAGGAATGAGTGTTTGTGCTATTGTTTATAAAACTTTTCACCGACTGGTTTGAACTGAACGTTCATGGTTGACACGGTAGATAATGCAATTGGTTAAAGTAGGAGTTATTGGGATTGTTATTGTGATTGTATCCAGGATCGGCAACAAACCTTTCTGTTCGTTGGATCCTTGGTGCAGCTTCCAAACGATGCTTTTGCTGAGAATCTTCATGCACGGGCTTTTACTGATCGGTGAAGTTTCGCACGGTGGTAAAGAGCTCTTCTAGATCAGTTTTAGATAGACGATTTACTGATCGGTGAAGTTTCGCACGGTGGTAAAGAGCTCTTCTAGATCAGTTTTAGATAGACGAGAATATATCACACACGAAAGTTTAATGTACATGGTACACATATTAAATCAGCATTATTTATTTTAAATCTAATTGTATCTAGTTGTTTGATATATTTTGCTAAGGACACCCTCCGACGTGGTTGGATGTAGCGGTGGAAGGTGTTATTTATAAATTACAATAATCAAATGGAGACGTTAGATCTAATATAGATtttgatgatttaatatgtgcatcatgtgCATTAGATATGTCCTCTAGATAGACTATTTCGAGTAGCTTAGTCAGTCTCATATCTATATTTAAATTTCACTTAGTACTATTTTAAGTGTAGAATAGTGAAAATAGTGTTATCAGGTTGGAGTAATTGTGTCGTACTTCTACCCTCATTCACCAGGTTGCAGGAACCTACACGAGAGCCCGACGCGCATCCTCTCGCTGGGAGGGTTGCCACCTTTGTCGAACAGCTGTACCGAATTGTAAAATTGAAAAGACTATAACTCTACACTGGACAAAATGGTTCACTTTCACACCGTATTGCTGGTGCAGACTTCACACAGGCAGAAATGATATGCCACCTTTTTATCTCCTCGTGTTTCGCATTCATAATAACTAGATATGTGCTCGTACGTTGCCACGAGAGTTAAAATTTTTAAGACAT
This portion of the Zea mays cultivar B73 chromosome 2, Zm-B73-REFERENCE-NAM-5.0, whole genome shotgun sequence genome encodes:
- the LOC103647746 gene encoding eukaryotic translation initiation factor 4G isoform X2 gives rise to the protein MSQRGDRGEGHARRPGRSSSFGGHRGGGVGGAGKGGAGSSGQPPLSTNRSFRKPGNGHGGQQRVVNQPDTTGFQPAPAPAPHQTPARPPPAPQNAAVHVPISAPWPQPQGPQVSSSSAASDRPANPPLPKATHAAPRAPPKSSNPPLPQGGSKGEPPKGFNFQFGSINMNGLPQFPARTSSAPPNLDEQKRNQVLVEELKVTPTPVQPTPKQQLLQQHPHPLQKQQHQLPQLSHQPQQPQQQSTRKETVGSSQPNSINPHTTSQLKRDVHPSPSVPNVTSVRPTVQQMPGVQMPIPFHHQPAQVSLQFGGHGAQLQPQVVPSSFQMSMGLTGSSTPQVPQQLYAPTLQHHQLQQQAMMHPGQGMGYVPSVAHQFPQLGSIPMNIASQYPQQQPNKPAAARKAIVKITHPDTHEELKLDKRMDSSGQRAAPSIAQQSQPGVNYAPHLGFFHQPPNSYNQSGMYYSTTASVNQVATGSSGPRYNYPVTQSAQAMTYISPSAAPPVSGQSQYTVKPHPMGLLSEKSGTHVTISAPPAKSDPPKLHAAGDAASSLKKDNEVVSGITVLNKPTLERESNDPLVTVKHSTVISPSLPIHGEKPQTLVTSSPVANSVSPVTGADGKSKEPIQRSGSFKDSKKNVTKKDVRNSYEPPNPTSFVEDKVQTVKVGDGDLQETKKLNNELDLTNSSSAPTVPLAVSTENADSTAVTNTSSRRPSSEGTGEPGVESFTVSAVECDESKRTHKVVKDPSKDNISSDATKHELPKECAVDSTEQASAVTSNTDDSYAAPLVTNQEQLLKGSASEKQAVMNNSSMNSDTSAHFFDGNDVGVTTSGTSEPTAQTSNDEGDSDISPETDLAVYNVPLGSSELQLKSESRANDQQPAAPTVSVRPVSREKPSTKSTAGKKKKKKEMLAKADAAGSSDLYNAYKGPEEKSEVVGTVEGADNSSTVDTTHVLSDELEKDPSTSADDCKKKVELDDWEDAADMSTPKQPSDSGNQASITQVLDSDVTEANSRKKYSRDFLLTLQHHYTGLPFGFQMNEAVNAIMNNLAGKSYVADREPHPSPGRGLDRPTSRDRRGAAMADDRWTRAGVPLSPGRDVHMDLPNGPSVINYRGGPGGNHGVLRNPRSQSSNQYGGGLLAGPMQSVGPQVPRSGSDADRWQQKGLMPSPGTPVQAMHKAERKYVIGKVSDEEEAKQRQLKAILNKLTPQNFEKLFEQVKEVNIDSVATLTGVISQIFDKALMEPTFCEMYANFCFHLAGALPDFSEDNEKITFKRLLLNKCQEEFERGEREEAEADKTEEEGEIKQTKEEREEKRIRARRRMLGNIRLIGELYKKRMLTERIMHECIKKLFGNHDDPDEENIEALCKLMSTIGDMIDHVKAKEHMDAYFSMMQIMSTNQKLSSRVRFMLRDSIDLRRNKWQQRRKVEGPKKIEEVHRDAAQERHAQSSRLGRGPAVSSVPRRAHPMDYGPRGPSASASSSSQQGSIRGMPPHSRGSQDIRHDERHQFDNRTVLPQRVVKDEAITLGPQGGLARGMSIRGQPPVSNTEIPSVIDHRRIVSSSNGYNSAADWTSSSGREDSNSRLPDRTSGRIPASSQSAVTSQRPASQEGRSRSKSYSEDELREKSVLTIREYYSAKDEKEVVLCIEELNAPNFYPFLVSLWVNDSFERKDMERELLAKLLVSLCSGRHNLLSKQQLSDGLSNVLASLEDNLSDAPRATEYLGRLLARFVEESILLLQEVGKLIQESGEEPGYLIQGGIAADILGAVLDSIKSDKGNSFLDEIKTTSSLKLVDFRPQHLKRSKLDAFM
- the LOC103647746 gene encoding eukaryotic translation initiation factor 4G isoform X1; the protein is MSQRGDRGEGHARRPGRSSSFGGHRGGGVGGAGKGGAGSSGQPPLSTNRSFRKPGNGHGGQQRVVNQPDTTGFQPAPAPAPHQTPARPPPAPQNAAVHVPISAPWPQPQGPQVSSSSAASDRPANPPLPKATHAAPRAPPKSSNPPLPQGGSKGEPPKGFNFQFGSINMNGLPQFPARTSSAPPNLDEQKRNQVLVEELKVTPTPVQPTPKQQLLQQHPHPLQKQQHQLPQLSHQPQQPQQQSTRKETVGSSQPNSINPHTTSQLKRDVHPSPSVPNVTSVRPTVQQMPGVQMPIPFHHQPAQVSLQFGGHGAQLQPQVVPSSFQMSMGLTGSSTPQVPQQLYAPTLQHHQLQQQAMMHPGQGMGYVPSVAHQFPQLGSIPMNIASQYPQQQPNKPAAARKAIVKITHPDTHEELKLDKRMDSSGQRAAPSIAQQSQPGVNYAPHLGFFHQPPNSYNQSGMYYSTTASVNQVATGSSGPRYNYPVTQSAQAMTYISPSAAPPVSGQSQYTVKPHPMGLLSEKSGTHVTISAPPAKSDPPKLHAAGDAASSLKKDNEVVSGITVLNKPTLERESNDPLVTVKHSTVISPSLPIHGEKPQTLVTSSPVANSVSPVTGADGKSKEPIQRSGSFKDSKKNVTKKDVRNSYEPPNPTSFVEDKVQTVKVGDGDLQETKKLNNELDLTNSSSAPTVPLAVSTENADSTAVTTADVPGTDTSSRRPSSEGTGEPGVESFTVSAVECDESKRTHKVVKDPSKDNISSDATKHELPKECAVDSTEQASAVTSNTDDSYAAPLVTNQEQLLKGSASEKQAVMNNSSMNSDTSAHFFDGNDVGVTTSGTSEPTAQTSNDEGDSDISPETDLAVYNVPLGSSELQLKSESRANDQQPAAPTVSVRPVSREKPSTKSTAGKKKKKKEMLAKADAAGSSDLYNAYKGPEEKSEVVGTVEGADNSSTVDTTHVLSDELEKDPSTSADDCKKKVELDDWEDAADMSTPKQPSDSGNQASITQVLDSDVTEANSRKKYSRDFLLTLQHHYTGLPFGFQMNEAVNAIMNNLAGKSYVADREPHPSPGRGLDRPTSRDRRGAAMADDRWTRAGVPLSPGRDVHMDLPNGPSVINYRGGPGGNHGVLRNPRSQSSNQYGGGLLAGPMQSVGPQVPRSGSDADRWQQKGLMPSPGTPVQAMHKAERKYVIGKVSDEEEAKQRQLKAILNKLTPQNFEKLFEQVKEVNIDSVATLTGVISQIFDKALMEPTFCEMYANFCFHLAGALPDFSEDNEKITFKRLLLNKCQEEFERGEREEAEADKTEEEGEIKQTKEEREEKRIRARRRMLGNIRLIGELYKKRMLTERIMHECIKKLFGNHDDPDEENIEALCKLMSTIGDMIDHVKAKEHMDAYFSMMQIMSTNQKLSSRVRFMLRDSIDLRRNKWQQRRKVEGPKKIEEVHRDAAQERHAQSSRLGRGPAVSSVPRRAHPMDYGPRGPSASASSSSQQGSIRGMPPHSRGSQDIRHDERHQFDNRTVLPQRVVKDEAITLGPQGGLARGMSIRGQPPVSNTEIPSVIDHRRIVSSSNGYNSAADWTSSSGREDSNSRLPDRTSGRIPASSQSAVTSQRPASQEGRSRSKSYSEDELREKSVLTIREYYSAKDEKEVVLCIEELNAPNFYPFLVSLWVNDSFERKDMERELLAKLLVSLCSGRHNLLSKQQLSDGLSNVLASLEDNLSDAPRATEYLGRLLARFVEESILLLQEVGKLIQESGEEPGYLIQGGIAADILGAVLDSIKSDKGNSFLDEIKTTSSLKLVDFRPQHLKRSKLDAFM